GCGTAGCCTTCACTGTGAGCCCACGTGATAGTTTTCTCTGCCATAAGAGGACCCCGACACAGCCGATACGGCACCAGTTTCAGCGACTTTCTGCTTGAGTTCGCGGCCGCGTGTTTCCCTTGCTCAGCGACGAACTGCCGAACTTATCGCGCACTGCATCGGAAACCGCATCCAGCTTTCGTTGCTTACTGCGATTACTCCGCAGCGTGCTCGGGTTCGAGAAATAGCAGAGCGGGTTTAGCGAGTCGACTTTCGGGGTAGAGAGTCAGGCAGTGACGATAGAGGTCTCGGGCCCTAGCTTTGTCTCCAGACAGGGCCAAATTGGTCGCGCAGTTCGCCAGCATCATTTCACGCCAATCCAGGCCTGAGTAGTCGAACATTGTTAGCAGGCGATAGCGATCGTAAAAACGGTTCTCATCGAAGAAGTGATATCCCTTCTCGAACTCTTCGGCTGCCTCACCGTATCGTTCTTCCCCCATCAACTTCAGTCCAGCGGATTGAAATCGCTTGCCCCGACGAGGTGAAAAACGCAGCAGCAAGTACACTGTGAGGCCCAGTACAACTCCGGGTAGTCCGAAAAAATAGGCACCAAGGCCCTGAAAGGAAATCAGGATCATCAAGACGATTGTCAGATGCCACCAGGATGTCGTCCGAGCAACGAGCGGTTTAGGCATTGGTGAGCAGATCTCCAGAATAGTTGATTTAGCCGGGACAACGAATCGCAATCGATTCGCACTTCGGGTGTCGAAATAGCCCAACTTTGTCCGTTGGGCTGATCGCCAGACATACCCATAGACCGTGCTTACAGCATTGTCGTCACACAGTATCCACAGTGGTTCACGAATCAGAACACTGAATCGCCACTGCCAATCTAGCTGATGCGACTCGTGTCGTGGCGTTCAGACTTCCCAGCCTGCGAACCGTATCTGAAGCGACTGGACGCGTGGCCCTGAGAGTTCTTCGACCTCAACTACAGATCCCATTCATATCAATTCATCGGAGCCGTCTCAAACGCTCGGCTAAACGAATCGCGGAGCCGGTTGTGCCTGGGCTGATCTGCCGGGCTGGAAGCTGACTCGCTTTGATCGTCGTCAACATCCTGCGTGACCGATTTCATCGCCTCGACCATACGCTTTGTAAAGTTGACCGAC
The window above is part of the Allorhodopirellula heiligendammensis genome. Proteins encoded here:
- a CDS encoding tetratricopeptide repeat protein, whose protein sequence is MPKPLVARTTSWWHLTIVLMILISFQGLGAYFFGLPGVVLGLTVYLLLRFSPRRGKRFQSAGLKLMGEERYGEAAEEFEKGYHFFDENRFYDRYRLLTMFDYSGLDWREMMLANCATNLALSGDKARARDLYRHCLTLYPESRLAKPALLFLEPEHAAE